One part of the Musa acuminata AAA Group cultivar baxijiao chromosome BXJ1-5, Cavendish_Baxijiao_AAA, whole genome shotgun sequence genome encodes these proteins:
- the LOC135673526 gene encoding uncharacterized protein LOC135673526 yields MADSLTSARCWRSCRDHKPRVVLLPFFSHVVAFSLSLSLSPLLLFLLVLPLAFTDNAASPLRPNHSHPTSSMGTVYRCAGCGADLNLSAAHLYPADAHFEAGNKGTFSFSWVDDARLQFAKEDRIKPFFETPNYWGIQRKRTRLLCDTCGHLLGYVYDDGPPAMRGHGQFGFGHGHTVPRAPRYRFKIKALNISYC; encoded by the exons ATGGCTGACTCACTGACCTCCGCTCGTTGTTGGAGAAGCTGTAGGGACCACAAGCCGAGGGTCGTTTTGCTGCCCTTCTTCTCTCACGTCgtcgccttctctctctctctctctctctctcctctcctccttttcctcctcgtCCTTCCTCTCGCCTTCACCGACAACGCGGCGTCGCCGCTCAGACCAAACCATTCCCATCCGACATCAAGCATGGGCACAGTCTACCG GTGTGCGGGATGCGGGGCAGATCTGAATCTGAGCGCGGCGCACCTCTACCCGGCGGACGCCCACTTCGAGGCCGGCAACAAGGGCACCTTCTCCTTCTCCTGGGTGGACGACGCCCGGCTCCAGTTCGCCAAGGAGGACCGGATCAAGCCCTTCTTCGAGACCCCCAATTACTGGGGCATCCAGCGCAAACGCACCCGCCTCCTCTGCGACACGTGCGGCCACCTCCTCGGATACGTCTACGACGACGGGCCTCCCGCGATGCGCGGCCACGGCCAGTTTGGGTTCGGCCATGGCCACACCGTCCCTCGCGCCCCCAGGTACCGATTCAAGATCAAGGCCCTCAACATCTCCTACTGTTGA